From one Cynocephalus volans isolate mCynVol1 chromosome X, mCynVol1.pri, whole genome shotgun sequence genomic stretch:
- the NEXMIF gene encoding neurite extension and migration factor produces the protein MDNQQDKAIFASDSRENTMINGVKENDSEEQDVAMKSFTALEAAAPIQPIPVVQKETLMYPRGILPLPSKKPCMQSPPSPLGLIEAPEHAANSASVNAISLTSGDAKGLNTWSLPNECEKAPFAIMEPAGMSALNGDCLMQPSRTCLGCFMESKDTVDPEPGISLKVSDINRDYETCAVSDIGIQCINAGENMKYGEQLLSDQLLGFPLHKSRAGDKREAEKPDIDLEDPAQKSYYEALLLDKCNTEEALLANSNQDWGYFETFISESKIELLDLCSKNELSVNLFSEEDVDNYMFDDDESTLGSDVCSLKIRYESFQDNVRDKTTLLMQEDAQFNFFPSVFTTCPKRESKSGALKQSSDLSQFKVPDVSIIWGEEDKNLDKKKGKEEGQEDKSVEKKDGKDNGGKSALNKPCSGTEVGPFKNPKQSRLADSLETSGNFSDASSFIEVSYDAMREIKDCSRYMSRDTNSGSSSSQQNYGLRAKRKVRYSEDYLYDVDSLEGEKVNERKEWLPGGSKEEDDDEWCPKKRRKVTRKEPPVIIKYIIINRFKGEKNMLVKLSKVDASETTVNLSENQLNKYAKLAPLKGFWQKKKKQRNSSTDSIRTPLCQKQSFEPGSFEVSFLPPARKRKSKLGNRHRIQRIPSVETSTSSKQVSFCNDQRQAANHKEDGGLKDTLKSASLAAPSCAHGSHLNDITGPNSLKVKAQDIEFKGPERKVLNKIKFKSEARLKSKKIKAPGQESKPVVQMSPLLEDQSSKANLKNEAIPGTSNGSHLSEFQEAKVAKNSTFLPSTCSSEMPLSSTNVATNIPVIPGGYLQTLLDASDLSNSTSISYFIHHSPEQNEGSLAQTEKSFVPLQSAQDHVLSSSSDSDLQQSSHNFKMESSNYGNKWPNKATSGPQEFTAEVSRETAPTQSSEFGASQIVSMENNLTATTYSPICLNSGGNGCNKVLYASVQDTQLPSDDSYQLCHFNNGEICFPFQQGPVNMDDGRLFSFDSMAPLSVNSSNYCSLSLKSCEKDGDDDITDDFLAHCSPKLVIQQSIDEIAPLKESTDLLDISNFTPDKFRHSSLSEISPPDTPSLSPQITRCESIKTIGTLKGFQEGVPEPLGSMEKIKWDCSTLSQQVQVGDGFTLNNHQFQFHMFNDEDSVSLLQKNPCLSTFDDPSGQISTNNKVSKSRKKSLPSKSGSVNQSSSQKSTRKKSPKASNKGIEKPPGKTSRQVPKSTKKGKYMAVINGEKMQTGIGRGGGQTNNISSPGKTLAECIQHGVPMASVKIPNQKGLSGNWALGKESSPGWSNMSMGTNTNSLLDDDQREFQEPSYILSNIASGMADVQRFMMASIEPLWEPMEHHGDPNIFYSPESNSLKLKTLKILAGTPQESKKKVNSGSPGAIKNHRSIKGVSKSNAKAAIGDPGRANMPGCNEDSRSAFFDKKYSNTSTLGNNGPTHKKLYRHKSSSKGLRDEKCKGKRMEREQVHKDEAGTASFEKLRNSDYNLLKAETTFWVLPVFEEETRIFQKDI, from the exons ATGGATAATCAACAAGATAAGGCTATTTTTGCCTCAGACAGCAGAGAAAACACTATGATAAATGGTGTCAAAGAAAATG aCTCAGAGGAACAAGATGTGGCAATGAAGTCATTTACAGCTCTAGAAGCTGCTGCACCAATCCAGCCTATACCAGTGGTACAAAAAGAGACCCTGATGTATCCCAGGGGTATCCTGCCTCTTCCCTCTAAGAAGCCCTGTATGCAGAGCCCTCCCTCTCCTTTGGGCCTGATTGAAGCACCTGAGCATGCTGCTAATAGTGCTTCTGTGAATGCCATCTCCCTCACATCTGGCGATGCAAAAGGCCTGAACACATGGTCACTGCCCAATGAGTGTGAGAAAGCTCCATTTGCCATCATGGAGCCTGCAGGCATGTCAGCTCTGAATGGGGACTGCCTCATGCAGCCAAGCCGGACTTGCTTGGGCTGCTTCATGGAATCCAAGGATACAGTAGATCCCGAGCCAGGGATCAGTCTGAAAGTCAGTGATATAAATAGGGATTATGAAACGTGTGCAGTCTCTGATATAGGGATTCAGTGTATTAATGCTGGAGAAAACATGAAATATGGAGAGCAGCTGCTCTCAGACCAGCTCCTAGGCTTCCCCCTGCATAAGTCAAGGGCAGGAGATAAACGAGAAGCTGAGAAACCTGACATTGACTTGGAGGATCCAGCTCAGAAAAGTTATTATGAGGCATTACTGTTAGATAAGTGCAATACAGAAGAAGCTTTGCTTGCAAATTCAAATCAGGATTGGGGTTACTTTGAGACTTTCATTAGTGAGAGTAAGATTGAACTACTCGACCTTTGTTCTAAGAATGAGCTGTCTGTCAACCTATTCTCTGAAGAAGATGTAGATAACTACATGTTTGATGATGACGAGTCAACACTGGGCAGTGATGTCTGCTCCCTGAAAATTCGATATGAGTCCTTTCAGGACAATGTTCGAGACAAGACCACACTTCTGATGCAGGAGGATGCCCAATTCAACTTTTTTCCCAGTGTCTTTACTACCTGCCCCAAGCGGGAATCTAAGAGTGGGGCCCTGAAGCAGAGCAGTGATCTTTCCCAATTCAAGGTCCCTGATGTGAGCATCATctggggggaagaagataaaaACCTGGACAAGAAGAAAGGCAAAGAGGAAGGACAGGAAGACAAAAGTGTtgagaaaaaagatggaaaggataATGGAGGAAAATCTGCCTTAAATAAACCATGCAGTGGGACTGAGGTAGGGCCATTTAAGAATCCGAAGCAGAGCCGTcttgctgattccctggagacATCAGGGAATTTCAGTGATGCAAGTTCCTTCATTGAGGTATCATATGATGCCATGAGGGAGATTAAGGACTGTAGCCGCTATATGTCTCGGGACACTAATTCTGGCAGCTCCTCCTCCCAGCAGAACTATGGGCTACGAGCCAAGAGAAAAGTCAGATACAGTGAAGATTATCTGTATGATGTTGACTCACTAGAGGGTGAAAAAGTAAATGAGAGGAAAGAATGGCTTCCAGGTGGTTCCAAAGAGGAAGATGATGATGAATGGTgtccaaaaaaaagaagaaaagtaaccCGTAAGGAACCCCCTGTTATTATCAAATATATCATCATCAATCGCTTTAAAGGTGAAAAGAACATGCTGGTGAAGTTGAGTAAGGTGGATGCAAGTGAGACAACAGTGAATTTGAGTGAGAATCAGCTCAACAAATACGCCAAGCTGGCACCCTTGAAGGGCTTCTggcagaagaagaagaaacagagaaacagtaGCACAGACTCCATCAGGACACCCTTATGCCAAAAGCAAAGCTTTGAACCAGGTAGCTTTGAAGTGTCATTCCTGCCACCTGCTCGCAAACGAAAATCTAAACTTGGCAACAGGCACAGAATTCAAAGAATCCCATCTGTGGAAACTTCAACAAGTAGTAAACAGGTTTCATTCTGCAATGATCAGAGGCAAGCTGCTAATCATAAAGAAGATGGAGGCCTAAAAGATACACTAAAGTCAGCATCTCTGGCTGCCCCCAGCTGTGCACATGGATCACATTTAAATGACATTACAGGTCCTAACTCACTGAAAGTCAAAGCCCAAGACATAGAGTTTAAGGGGCCAGAGAGGAAAGTGCTcaacaaaatcaaatttaaaagtgAAGCTAGGTTAAAATCCAAGAAAATCAAAGCTCCTGggcaagaaagcaagcctgttGTTCAAATGAGCCCTCTCTTGGAAGACCAATCCTCCAAGGCTAATTTAAAGAATGAAGCTATTCCTGGGACCTCAAATGGTTCTCATCTATCTGAATTTCAGGAGGCAAAAGTTGCTAAGAATTCCACTTTCCTACCATCTACCTGCTCTTCTGAAATGCCTCTGTCATCTACTAATGTTGCCACTAATATACCTGTTATCCCTGGAGGATATCTGCAGACATTGTTAGATGCTTCTGACTTGTCAAATAGTACTAGTATCTCATACTTCATTCACCATTCTCCAGAGCAAAATGAAGGCAGCCTTGCTcagacagaaaaatcatttgtacCTCTCCAGTCTGCCCAGGACCATGTGCTCTCCTCATCCTCTGACTCTGATCTGCAGCAGTCATCTCATAACTTCAAAATGGAATCAAGCAACTATGGAAACAAGTGGCCCAACAAGGCTACTTCTGGCCCCCAGGAATTCACAGCTGAAGTCTCAAGGGAGACAGCCCCAACCCAATCCAGTGAATTTGGAGCCTCCCAAATAGTCTCCATGGAAAATAACCTCACAGCTACAACATACAGTCCAATCTGCCTCAACAGTGGTGGCAATGGTTGCAACAAGGTTCTATATGCTTCTGTGCAAGACACCCAGCTCCCATCTGATGACTCTTATCAATTATGTCACTTTAATAATGGAGAGATCTGCTTTCCTTTCCAGCAAGGCCCAGTCAACATGGATGATGGTCGGCTCTTTAGCTTTGATTCAATGGCACCACTCTCTGTCAACTCAAGCAATTATTGCTCCTTAAGCTTAAAGTCCTGTGAAaaggatggtgatgatgacatCACTGATGACTTTCTGGCCCATTGCAGCCCCAAGCTGGTGATACAGCAGAGCATTGATGAGATAGCACCGCTAAAGGAGTCCACTGACCTCCTGGATATCTCCAACTTCACTCCTGACAAATTCCGCCACTCTTCCCTTTCAGAGATTTCTCCACCTGACACCCCTAGTCTTTCCCCTCAAATTACCAGATGTGAGAGTATCAAGACAATAGGAACACTGAAGGGGTTCCAAGAAGGTGTGCCAGAACCATTGGGCagcatggagaaaattaagtgGGACTGCAGTACCCTTTCACAGCAAGTCCAAGTGGGTGATGGATTTACTTTAAATAACCATCAGTTTCAGTTCCATATGTTCAATGATGAGGATTCTGTCAGTCTGCTCCAAAAAAACCCTTGCCTGTCAACATTTGATGATCCATCTGGTCAAATTAGTACCAACAACAAAGTGtcgaaatcaagaaagaaaagtttgCCCAGCAAGAGTGGGTCTGTTAATCAAAGCTCTTCTCAGAAAAGCACTAGGAAAAAATCCCCCAAAGCCAGCAACAAAGGGATTGAAAAGCCACCTGGCAAAACCTCCCGCCAGGTCCCTAAATCAACAAAGAAAGGGAAATACATGGCTGTTATCAATGGAGAGAAGATGCAAACTGGCATTGGCCGTGGGGGAGGCCAAACCAACAACATATCCTCCCCTGGGAAGACATTGGCTGAATGTATCCAACATGGTGTCCCTATGGCCTCTGTGAAGATTCCAAATCAGAAGGGACTTTCTGGAAATTGGGCTTTGGGGAAGGAGAGCAGCCCAGGCTGGAGCAACATGAGCATGGGCACCAACACCAACAGCCTCCTAGATGATGACCAACGAGAATTTCAGGAGCCTTCTTATATCTTGTCCAACATTGCCTCTGGTATGGCAGATGTGCAGAGATTCATGATGGCCTCCATAGAGCCCCTTTGGGAACCCATGGAGCACCATGGGGACCCCAACATATTCTATTCCCCTGAGTCTAATAGTCTAAAATTAAAAACCCTCAAAATATTGGCTGGGACACCACAGGAGTCTAAGAAAAAGGTCAACAGTGGGTCCCCAGGAGCCATTAAGAATCACAGGTCAATCAAGGGTGTGAGCAAAAGCAATGCAAAAGCAGCAATAGGTGATCCTGGTCGTGCAAACATGCCTGGTTGTAATGAGGACTCTCGCTCTGCCTTCTTTGATAAAAAGTATAGTAACACTAGCACTTTAGGCAATAATGgaccaacacacaaaaaattatatcGCCACAAATCCAGCTCCAAGGGCCTGAGAGATGAGAAGTGTAAGGGAAAGCGCATGGAGAGAGAACAGGTCCACAAGGATGAGGCTGGGACAGCTTCTTTTGAAAAACTGAG GAATTCTGACTACAATCTCCTAAAAGCAGAAACAACATTTTGGGTTTTACCGGTGTTTGAAGAAGAGACTCGCATTTTCCAGAAAGAcatttga